The Deltaproteobacteria bacterium genome contains the following window.
GGGCTGTCGGCGCGAGCGGGCCGCGCTGATCGCGCGTCCATGCTTCCACCAGCAGGAATACGGTAGTAATAAAGATGATCCCGAAGATCATCCGCTGGTTGTCTCGGAAATAGTTCATCGGTTTTCGCTGCTTGTGCCAGGTACGGGATCGATACCGCCCGGATGGAAGGGATGACACCGAGCCAGGCGCCTGACGGAGTACGCACCACCCTTGATCAAGCCATGTCGCTCGATGGCTTCCAGCGCATAGGATGAACAGGAGGGCCAGAACCGGCAGCGCTGACCAAAATAGGGACTCAGCAACAACTGATATCCCCTGATTGCCGCTCGGGCAGCGCTATTGAGCATTTGTGATTGAGGAAAACAAAGTGCTGAGTTCGTGCAGAATCTGTGTGC
Protein-coding sequences here:
- the yidD gene encoding membrane protein insertion efficiency factor YidD; its protein translation is MLNSAARAAIRGYQLLLSPYFGQRCRFWPSCSSYALEAIERHGLIKGGAYSVRRLARCHPFHPGGIDPVPGTSSENR